One Natronolimnobius sp. AArcel1 genomic region harbors:
- a CDS encoding universal stress protein produces the protein MPIVAAVDQSERAAIVVEQAADLAKKYETELHVLHVGHPTSDFTEVSADAMREKHEITAKSTIEKTQKAATAVAREIAEMVDGLEETDYEPVGLVGDPAEVIRSYATEHDAKYIVVCGRHRRPIGQALFGSVTQALLLNANRPVVAVPYEETET, from the coding sequence ATGCCAATCGTTGCAGCCGTCGATCAGTCCGAGCGAGCGGCCATTGTTGTCGAACAGGCCGCGGATCTCGCCAAGAAATATGAGACGGAACTTCACGTGCTCCACGTCGGACACCCAACCAGTGACTTCACCGAGGTGTCCGCAGATGCCATGCGCGAGAAACACGAAATCACAGCGAAGTCGACAATCGAGAAAACACAGAAGGCTGCGACGGCAGTCGCACGCGAAATTGCGGAGATGGTTGATGGCCTCGAGGAAACTGATTACGAACCGGTTGGACTAGTTGGTGATCCAGCGGAGGTTATTCGGTCGTATGCGACGGAACACGACGCAAAGTACATCGTCGTCTGTGGCCGACATCGACGACCAATTGGTCAGGCGCTGTTTGGTAGCGTCACCCAGGCGTTGCTGTTGAACGCGAACCGTCCTGTCGTTGCTGTGCCGTACGAGGAGACAGAAACCTGA
- a CDS encoding sodium:proton antiporter gives MPTIFAGFVSIAIILAGVLCWYEYTLYTDDEKARAPGLVRVYLGITALMFVAGLGGLTLTLVASGWEWLLLGVIGILAAASSIIQSRLHDRMGLDQSPFLERVLK, from the coding sequence ATGCCGACTATCTTCGCTGGATTCGTCTCAATCGCGATTATACTCGCGGGCGTCCTCTGTTGGTACGAGTACACGCTCTATACGGACGACGAGAAGGCTCGAGCACCGGGCTTAGTGCGGGTCTACCTCGGAATTACGGCCCTGATGTTTGTCGCTGGACTCGGTGGCCTTACACTCACACTTGTGGCGTCCGGCTGGGAATGGCTGTTACTCGGCGTTATCGGTATTCTCGCTGCGGCATCGTCTATCATCCAATCGCGCCTGCACGACCGCATGGGCCTCGATCAGAGCCCGTTCCTCGAGCGCGTGCTCAAATAG
- a CDS encoding phosphate uptake regulator PhoU — protein sequence METRKVQVTGGSTYTVSLPKGWATANDVSSGSTVELYPEDDALLVTPRNETERQEGTLDVSDLEDERLTRAVMTMYVSGFDIIRLEASRITTDQRRAIRDATQSLVGVEVLEETTDSVVIQDLLDSSELSIVNAVSRMRLIATSMLEDAVTALVENDDDIARDVIERDDDVDRLWLVVSRIFRATLRSPRAAEELGLPREDCFDYHSSARQLERVADHAAKLSNLALKLDDIPESVADALAALHADASDVLTKAMDALVADEPEEANRLGHAAREAVLEIDEHTRTIDDMLRDLEPVQAQSLGLIVDSLSRSADYGGNIAETALQKAAPRP from the coding sequence ATGGAGACGCGGAAAGTCCAAGTGACAGGTGGGTCGACGTATACCGTCTCGTTGCCGAAAGGCTGGGCCACGGCCAACGACGTCAGTTCCGGGTCCACCGTTGAACTGTATCCAGAAGACGACGCGCTGTTGGTCACACCGCGTAACGAAACCGAGCGCCAGGAAGGAACGCTCGATGTCTCGGATCTCGAGGACGAGCGCCTGACGCGTGCGGTTATGACGATGTACGTCAGCGGCTTCGACATCATCCGACTCGAGGCCAGTCGAATCACGACGGATCAACGCCGTGCCATTCGAGACGCCACGCAGAGTCTGGTCGGCGTCGAAGTACTCGAGGAGACGACTGACAGCGTCGTTATTCAGGATCTGCTCGACTCCTCGGAGCTGTCGATTGTCAACGCTGTCTCGCGAATGCGTCTGATCGCAACGTCGATGCTCGAGGATGCCGTCACCGCGCTCGTCGAAAACGACGACGACATCGCTCGCGACGTGATCGAACGCGACGACGACGTCGACCGCCTCTGGCTCGTCGTCTCCCGGATTTTCCGGGCAACGCTTCGCTCACCGCGAGCAGCCGAGGAACTTGGTCTCCCCCGCGAGGACTGTTTCGACTACCACTCGAGTGCGCGCCAACTCGAGCGCGTGGCCGACCACGCCGCCAAACTCAGCAATCTCGCGCTCAAACTCGATGATATCCCTGAGTCGGTGGCTGACGCACTCGCTGCGCTCCACGCTGACGCCTCCGACGTGCTCACGAAGGCGATGGATGCACTTGTTGCCGACGAACCCGAAGAAGCGAATCGACTCGGCCACGCCGCCCGCGAGGCCGTCCTCGAGATTGACGAACACACCAGAACGATCGACGATATGCTTCGAGACCTCGAGCCGGTCCAGGCCCAGTCGCTCGGGCTGATCGTCGACTCACTCTCTCGAAGTGCTGACTACGGCGGGAATATTGCTGAAACAGCGTTACAAAAGGCCGCACCTCGTCCATAG
- a CDS encoding PstS family phosphate ABC transporter substrate-binding protein has translation MGNEPITGNADSGHSLTRRRALLGAAGTAFAGLAGCITRGEDSGLEGEIRIDGSNTLLPNSALVSELFMWDNNQVRISVSGSGTGAGFQQFCRDETDLQNASREISDDEQSQCAENDVDWLELDVVMDGIAIIKHPDNTWCDELTVDELNQLWGRGSDIDTWADLDDDWPDEEISFYGRDAASGTYDYFTEQINGAVGNIRDDYSGSPDTNNIVRGVRGNEHAIGFAGAGYYEENSDDLELIEVYNGNEYVAPTDESIQAAEDEEGMDDVEPYLPLSRPMYLYVRTPALERPAFREFVRFYLENTQETASDVGFYPVPDATIDEQREELEAAIEEHA, from the coding sequence ATGGGAAACGAGCCGATAACTGGCAACGCTGACAGTGGGCACTCGCTCACTCGGCGGCGTGCATTACTCGGCGCCGCCGGAACCGCGTTTGCGGGGCTTGCGGGATGTATCACCCGCGGCGAGGACAGCGGCCTCGAGGGCGAGATTCGGATCGACGGTTCGAATACGTTGTTACCGAACAGCGCGCTCGTTTCCGAACTGTTCATGTGGGACAATAATCAAGTTCGGATTTCAGTCAGTGGCTCAGGGACTGGAGCCGGGTTTCAGCAGTTCTGTCGCGACGAAACCGACTTACAGAACGCCAGCCGTGAAATTAGTGACGATGAGCAGAGCCAGTGTGCAGAAAACGACGTTGACTGGCTCGAACTGGACGTAGTCATGGACGGGATTGCGATTATCAAGCATCCGGACAACACGTGGTGTGACGAACTCACCGTTGACGAACTTAATCAGTTGTGGGGGCGTGGCTCAGACATCGACACGTGGGCAGACCTCGATGACGACTGGCCGGACGAAGAGATCTCGTTCTATGGCCGGGATGCCGCCTCAGGAACGTACGACTACTTCACTGAGCAGATCAACGGTGCCGTTGGCAACATTCGGGACGATTACAGCGGTTCGCCGGACACGAACAACATCGTTCGTGGCGTCCGTGGCAACGAACATGCCATCGGCTTTGCCGGTGCGGGCTACTACGAAGAAAACAGTGACGACCTCGAGTTGATCGAGGTCTACAACGGCAACGAGTACGTTGCGCCGACCGACGAAAGCATCCAGGCCGCAGAGGACGAAGAGGGGATGGACGATGTCGAACCCTATCTCCCGCTTTCGAGGCCGATGTATCTCTACGTTCGGACACCAGCACTCGAGCGGCCAGCCTTCCGCGAGTTTGTTCGGTTTTATCTCGAAAACACGCAGGAAACGGCGAGTGACGTTGGTTTCTATCCGGTTCCGGATGCCACGATTGACGAACAACGCGAGGAACTCGAGGCGGCAATTGAGGAGCATGCATGA
- the pstC gene encoding phosphate ABC transporter permease subunit PstC: MSTDTEPMDLSRDGNDVGTLGDRLARYIFFACAFVTVATTLAIIVVLVDGAFDFFSQVSLVEFFTETNWSPRAADDPSFGVLPLVWGTLMITVGAALIAIPVGTLTAIYLSEYADPRVRKVAKPTLEILAGIPTIVYGFFAISFITPILQSASGQIWFIPVPDTFNAAAGAIVVGIMIIPMVSSISEDAMSAVPDSLRNAAYGLGATKFEVSTQVVLPASLSGIMAAYILAISRAIGETMAVTLAAGALPQMTSNPFEEIQTMTAYMVEIGTGDASVGSIGYQSLFAIGLTLFVMTFLMNVFSMWIRSRYREEYQ, from the coding sequence ATGAGTACAGACACTGAACCGATGGATCTGAGTCGGGATGGCAACGACGTGGGGACGCTCGGTGATCGGCTTGCACGCTATATTTTCTTTGCGTGTGCGTTTGTCACGGTCGCGACGACGCTTGCGATCATCGTCGTTTTAGTCGATGGGGCGTTCGATTTCTTCTCACAGGTTTCGCTCGTCGAGTTTTTCACCGAGACAAACTGGTCACCGCGGGCCGCAGACGATCCGAGCTTTGGTGTCTTGCCGCTGGTCTGGGGGACGCTCATGATCACCGTTGGGGCGGCCCTGATTGCGATTCCAGTCGGGACGCTGACGGCGATTTACCTCTCCGAGTACGCGGATCCTCGCGTTCGAAAGGTCGCAAAGCCGACGCTCGAGATTCTCGCGGGGATTCCGACGATTGTCTATGGCTTCTTCGCAATTTCGTTTATTACGCCGATCTTACAGAGTGCAAGCGGTCAGATCTGGTTTATTCCGGTTCCGGACACCTTCAACGCGGCTGCTGGTGCGATCGTCGTCGGGATTATGATTATCCCGATGGTGTCCTCAATTTCCGAGGATGCGATGTCGGCGGTGCCTGACTCGCTTCGAAATGCGGCCTACGGGTTGGGGGCGACAAAGTTCGAGGTGTCGACACAGGTTGTCCTTCCCGCGTCGTTGTCAGGGATCATGGCGGCGTACATCCTTGCGATTTCGCGGGCAATTGGTGAGACGATGGCAGTCACGCTCGCTGCAGGGGCGCTGCCTCAGATGACGAGTAACCCGTTCGAAGAGATTCAGACGATGACAGCGTACATGGTCGAGATCGGAACCGGTGACGCCTCGGTTGGCTCAATTGGGTATCAGAGTCTGTTCGCAATCGGGTTGACACTGTTCGTGATGACGTTCCTGATGAACGTCTTCAGTATGTGGATTCGGTCGCGCTACCGGGAGGAGTACCAATGA
- the pstA gene encoding phosphate ABC transporter permease PstA — protein MSTQTADEADEFEFDESAVKRKRQLGKVFLGLCFAATMVGVVALIALLYDVVSEAWGWLTWEFLTYPPSQVVEHYNPANYGDLPTGPGGMYPMIVGSIYLIILTAIFTLFLGVGAAIYLEEYAPDSLLTRFIEANISNLAGVPSIVYGLLGLAVFVRAMQTGASLIAGALTLTLLILPIVIVQSQESLRAVPDSMRQASYGAGATKWQTIRNVVLPEAVPGIMTGIILSLSRAIGETAPILMVGAATTLFAPPSLTDPSGPFGAMPMQIFEWAKLPEENFQHVAAAGIVVLLTLLLLMNAVAIYIRNKYDPRG, from the coding sequence ATGAGTACGCAGACAGCAGACGAAGCGGACGAGTTCGAGTTCGACGAGTCAGCAGTCAAGCGCAAACGCCAGCTCGGGAAGGTCTTCCTTGGGCTGTGTTTCGCCGCGACGATGGTCGGCGTCGTTGCCCTCATCGCCCTGCTGTACGATGTCGTTAGCGAGGCCTGGGGGTGGCTCACCTGGGAGTTTTTGACCTATCCGCCGTCCCAGGTTGTCGAACACTACAACCCGGCGAACTACGGTGATCTGCCGACCGGCCCCGGTGGGATGTATCCAATGATCGTCGGCTCGATCTACCTGATCATCCTCACCGCCATCTTCACCCTCTTTTTGGGGGTCGGCGCGGCGATCTACTTAGAGGAGTACGCGCCTGATAGCCTCCTCACTCGATTTATCGAGGCGAATATTTCGAATCTTGCGGGAGTACCCTCGATCGTGTACGGACTGCTCGGGCTTGCCGTGTTCGTCCGGGCGATGCAAACCGGAGCGAGCCTCATCGCCGGTGCGCTGACGCTGACGCTCCTCATTTTGCCAATCGTTATCGTTCAGTCCCAAGAGTCACTGCGCGCGGTTCCGGACTCGATGCGTCAGGCTTCCTACGGTGCCGGAGCGACGAAATGGCAAACGATTCGCAACGTTGTCCTTCCCGAAGCAGTTCCGGGAATCATGACCGGAATTATTCTTTCGCTCTCTCGAGCGATTGGTGAGACCGCACCGATTCTGATGGTCGGTGCGGCGACGACGCTGTTTGCACCGCCGTCGCTGACTGATCCGAGCGGGCCGTTCGGTGCGATGCCGATGCAAATTTTCGAGTGGGCAAAGTTACCAGAGGAGAACTTCCAGCACGTCGCGGCAGCCGGGATTGTCGTCTTGTTGACCCTGCTGTTGCTGATGAACGCCGTCGCGATCTACATCCGGAATAAGTACGACCCGCGTGGCTGA
- a CDS encoding PAS domain S-box protein, with protein MGNRGHTSDGVDDVVSNATTDGYTQLLDIISERIVLFDTNANVVAATDSAVEFLETDRETLLDSHASAFLEASDCDRLERVIQSLRSSEQTESTLSVTVKSADDTSISCELHLRTVDCAGESTQVAGVVREAESHTQPAADDWSPEHAAPLSSVIDEADVGVFVLDASFSVAWIDESIESYFGIDRADVIGRDKRTLIEETIADRLEDPETFMETVFATYEPNRAPTRFECHVTSGPDREERWLEHRSKPIESGPYEGGRIELYYDITDRKRIENARVASEAQFRSLVDAVDEYAIFRLDPDGNVASWNSGASQIKGYDPREVLGKHFSIFYTPDERDAHVPQENLERARRNGVVEDEGWRVRSDGSTFWANVTIAAIRDADGDLEGFAKITRDMTDRREREQRLQRERDLVERILETSSVGITVVNRDGTTSRANERMAQLLSLPVDDNPTIDPTLRQLYDETGSPIPLAERPASHVFQTGEPVYDREVSIEEPGGGKRWLSITATPISDSNSDPEQVVVTATDITELKELADRRKRELEEREKEYTAIQLATSLLEPGDKSISALLEELLETLPDAFRHPDQTALRVRIGTQEATTDAFSADGPSITARTETANETPITVTARLPNGAVNGETTPFLTEEQELIDTLVTLVKFHLERREYIDELQLETRRLEQFAYAASHDIQEPLRMVSSYLQLLEQRYAESLDENGLEFLEFATDGADRMRDMIDGLLAYSRIKTHGNPFEPVDLENVLEDVVTDLNDHIVAADADVTIESLPTVEGDRHQLHRLFYNLLENAIEYSEESPVVRVAATHRDTEWVISVTDNGIGIEPELHGRVFEVFERLHPRNEYAGTGIGLAICQRIIERHRGDIWVESAVGEGSTFSVALQAADEPVDRDG; from the coding sequence ATGGGTAACCGAGGACACACATCAGACGGCGTCGATGATGTGGTCTCGAACGCCACGACGGATGGCTACACACAGCTTCTGGATATTATATCGGAGCGCATCGTTCTTTTTGATACAAACGCGAACGTCGTCGCTGCGACCGATAGTGCCGTCGAGTTTCTCGAGACAGATCGCGAGACGCTTCTGGACTCCCACGCATCAGCATTCCTCGAGGCGTCTGACTGCGATCGCCTCGAGAGAGTGATCCAGTCGCTCCGTTCGAGCGAGCAAACTGAGTCCACGCTTTCAGTGACGGTGAAATCAGCAGATGACACGAGCATCTCGTGTGAACTGCACCTCCGGACTGTCGACTGTGCAGGCGAATCGACACAGGTTGCTGGAGTCGTCCGCGAGGCTGAGAGCCACACACAACCGGCGGCCGATGACTGGTCACCGGAGCACGCAGCCCCGCTGTCGTCAGTGATCGACGAGGCTGATGTCGGCGTCTTCGTCCTCGATGCGTCGTTTTCTGTCGCCTGGATCGACGAGAGCATTGAATCTTACTTTGGCATTGATCGCGCAGATGTGATCGGGCGAGACAAACGAACCCTCATCGAGGAGACGATCGCCGATCGACTCGAGGATCCGGAGACGTTCATGGAAACCGTGTTTGCGACCTACGAGCCAAACAGGGCACCGACGCGGTTCGAGTGTCACGTCACTTCCGGCCCGGATCGTGAGGAACGGTGGCTCGAGCACCGAAGTAAGCCAATCGAATCCGGGCCATACGAGGGTGGGCGTATCGAACTGTACTACGACATCACCGACCGCAAGCGGATCGAGAACGCACGGGTCGCAAGTGAAGCCCAGTTCAGGTCGCTCGTCGATGCCGTCGACGAGTACGCAATTTTCAGGCTTGATCCAGACGGGAACGTCGCCAGCTGGAACTCTGGTGCGAGCCAGATCAAAGGGTACGACCCGCGAGAGGTACTGGGCAAACACTTTTCGATATTTTATACACCGGACGAACGAGACGCCCACGTTCCACAGGAAAATCTCGAGCGCGCGAGGCGAAACGGTGTCGTCGAAGATGAAGGCTGGCGAGTCCGTTCAGATGGCTCGACGTTCTGGGCAAACGTAACGATTGCAGCGATCCGCGACGCTGATGGCGATCTCGAGGGGTTCGCCAAAATCACACGTGACATGACGGATCGACGAGAGCGCGAGCAACGTCTCCAACGAGAACGGGATCTGGTCGAACGGATTCTCGAGACCAGTTCAGTCGGCATCACGGTCGTCAATCGCGATGGAACGACGAGTCGGGCGAACGAACGGATGGCGCAATTGCTCTCGCTGCCGGTTGACGATAACCCGACAATCGATCCGACTCTCCGTCAGCTGTACGACGAAACGGGCTCGCCGATCCCGCTTGCAGAGCGACCAGCGAGTCACGTCTTCCAGACTGGCGAGCCAGTCTACGACAGGGAGGTCAGTATCGAAGAACCAGGCGGGGGAAAACGGTGGCTTTCGATCACTGCGACACCGATTTCTGATTCAAACAGCGATCCCGAGCAAGTCGTCGTCACCGCCACAGATATTACCGAACTCAAAGAGTTGGCTGATCGGCGCAAACGAGAACTCGAGGAACGCGAAAAGGAGTATACGGCGATTCAACTCGCGACAAGCTTGCTTGAGCCGGGCGATAAATCGATTTCAGCGTTGCTCGAGGAACTCCTCGAGACGCTGCCAGACGCGTTTCGGCATCCAGACCAGACCGCCCTGCGCGTACGGATTGGGACGCAGGAAGCGACAACGGATGCGTTCTCGGCGGACGGCCCGTCGATCACGGCACGGACGGAAACAGCGAACGAGACGCCAATTACGGTTACCGCCCGGCTTCCGAATGGGGCCGTCAATGGCGAGACCACACCGTTTCTCACCGAAGAGCAGGAACTGATTGACACGCTTGTCACGCTCGTCAAATTCCACCTCGAGCGCCGAGAGTACATTGACGAGTTACAACTCGAGACGCGACGTCTCGAGCAGTTCGCCTACGCCGCCAGCCACGACATTCAGGAGCCGCTTCGAATGGTCTCGAGCTATCTCCAGTTGCTTGAGCAGCGGTACGCAGAGTCACTCGATGAAAACGGCCTTGAATTCCTTGAGTTCGCAACTGACGGCGCAGACCGCATGCGAGACATGATCGATGGACTGCTCGCATACTCTCGGATTAAAACACACGGCAACCCCTTCGAACCCGTTGATCTCGAGAACGTTCTCGAAGATGTTGTCACCGATCTTAATGACCACATTGTGGCGGCTGATGCGGACGTTACTATCGAATCGCTGCCAACGGTCGAGGGAGACCGACACCAACTGCATCGGCTGTTCTATAACCTCCTCGAGAACGCGATTGAATACAGCGAGGAGTCGCCGGTCGTACGGGTTGCAGCAACGCACCGTGATACCGAGTGGGTCATTTCGGTCACCGACAATGGCATTGGCATTGAACCCGAACTCCACGGTCGGGTTTTCGAGGTATTCGAGCGGCTCCACCCCCGAAATGAGTACGCTGGGACGGGAATCGGGCTCGCAATCTGCCAGCGGATCATCGAGCGCCACCGCGGCGACATCTGGGTCGAGTCGGCGGTCGGAGAGGGCTCGACGTTTTCGGTGGCACTTCAGGCGGCCGATGAACCGGTCGACCGCGACGGCTAA
- the gcvPB gene encoding aminomethyl-transferring glycine dehydrogenase subunit GcvPB, translating into MSDERTTEETPIDASQVRYDQARYVENGQYEPLLSEKDLTRVAIGDADAGEDGAAKRVDSPLPDDLTRDSLELPELSEPELARHYTRLSQMIYGIDSGPYPLGSCTMKYNPKFTEDVAALPSAAVHPDRSGQSIQGTLELLYRLQDYLGRIGGMDAVTLQPPAGAAGEFVGIRVAAAYHEHNGEGHRDEVIIPESAHGTNFATAALGGYDVVSLPSDDDGRVDLEALEAALSENTAALMLTNPNTLGLFERDIEEIAEMVHDVGGLLYYDGANLNALLGRARPGDMGFDVMHYNVHKTFATPHGGGGPGAGPVGVVEDLDPFLPAPRVREAEDTGEGDEVTYELFDPDHTIGHVHGYQGNWLVLIKAFAYIARLGDAGLADASAKAVLNANYLASQLEYDVPYEPFHHEFVASAGDQDAADVAKRMLDYGVHPPTTKWPEIVPEALMTEPTEIESKETLDRLAAAFNAVAEEGDGTLEDAPERTTARRIDQTSAARNPRLSWQALADDE; encoded by the coding sequence ATGAGCGACGAACGGACAACCGAGGAGACACCAATCGATGCCAGTCAGGTCCGCTACGATCAGGCTCGCTACGTCGAGAACGGCCAGTACGAACCGCTGCTCTCGGAGAAAGATCTCACGCGAGTCGCGATTGGCGACGCCGACGCTGGCGAGGACGGAGCGGCAAAACGCGTCGACTCCCCGCTTCCTGACGACCTGACGCGTGACTCACTCGAGTTGCCGGAACTGTCTGAGCCGGAACTCGCACGCCACTACACGCGGCTCTCACAGATGATTTACGGCATCGACAGCGGCCCCTACCCGCTGGGGTCGTGTACGATGAAGTATAATCCGAAGTTCACCGAGGACGTGGCCGCGTTGCCCTCGGCTGCGGTCCACCCCGACCGCTCGGGACAGTCGATTCAGGGGACCCTCGAGTTGCTCTACCGACTGCAGGACTACCTTGGTCGAATCGGCGGCATGGACGCCGTCACCTTACAGCCACCCGCAGGCGCGGCGGGCGAGTTCGTCGGCATCCGCGTTGCGGCGGCCTACCACGAGCACAACGGCGAGGGCCACCGCGACGAGGTCATCATCCCTGAGAGCGCCCACGGGACGAACTTCGCGACCGCTGCACTCGGGGGCTACGACGTGGTTTCGCTGCCAAGCGACGACGACGGGCGTGTTGACCTCGAGGCACTCGAGGCCGCACTCTCCGAGAACACGGCGGCGCTGATGCTCACGAATCCGAACACGCTCGGGCTCTTCGAGCGCGATATCGAAGAGATCGCGGAGATGGTTCACGACGTTGGCGGGTTACTCTACTACGACGGCGCGAATCTGAACGCCTTGCTCGGACGCGCGCGGCCCGGCGATATGGGCTTCGACGTGATGCACTACAACGTCCACAAGACGTTCGCGACGCCCCACGGCGGCGGCGGCCCCGGCGCGGGTCCCGTCGGTGTGGTCGAGGACCTCGACCCCTTCCTGCCCGCGCCTCGAGTGCGCGAGGCCGAGGACACTGGCGAGGGTGACGAAGTAACCTACGAACTGTTCGACCCCGATCACACGATTGGTCACGTCCACGGCTATCAGGGCAACTGGCTGGTGCTCATCAAGGCCTTCGCCTACATCGCGCGACTCGGCGATGCGGGACTCGCGGATGCAAGCGCCAAAGCCGTTCTCAACGCGAACTACCTCGCAAGCCAACTCGAGTACGACGTGCCCTACGAGCCGTTCCACCACGAGTTCGTCGCCAGCGCGGGCGACCAGGATGCTGCAGACGTCGCCAAACGAATGCTCGATTACGGTGTCCACCCGCCGACGACGAAATGGCCCGAAATCGTCCCCGAGGCGCTGATGACCGAGCCGACCGAAATCGAAAGCAAGGAGACACTGGATCGACTCGCAGCCGCCTTCAACGCCGTTGCCGAGGAAGGCGACGGAACGCTTGAGGATGCACCCGAGCGAACCACAGCCCGACGGATCGACCAGACGAGCGCGGCGCGGAACCCGCGACTGTCCTGGCAGGCACTCGCGGACGACGAGTAG
- the gcvPA gene encoding aminomethyl-transferring glycine dehydrogenase subunit GcvPA: MHGSHETGSPYAPHTDDGRDAMLEAVGVETAADLFDIPAAVAFDDEFGIDARTERETRRLVRSILERNDDLTELLGRGHYGYYIPSLVDHLADRSEFLTSYTQYQPEVSQGFLQALFEYQSLLVELTGLDIANCSMYDAATALGEAATLADRVRDTSGHRVLVPDLLREGRRSTLENYVAGTDLAVDTYPTVDGNADLEALEERVDEDTVMVYAENPTVRGTIEENLSAIGESATDAEALFVLGSDPVALSVLQRPADVGADVVIGDASVLGLPTSYGMGLGLFACREDYLRQVPGRLVGASEDATDRRAFTLTLQTREQHIRRERATSNICTNQAWVALRTAMHAATLGSTGMVELANRGVRRADELAQRLEAVDGVTAPVHDRHHLREFVARLNQPAQEVADALEERGFAVHVVGEHELQLCAAGVTDEQLDEFATAFSEVVR; encoded by the coding sequence ATGCACGGATCACACGAAACGGGGAGTCCATACGCTCCTCACACGGACGATGGGCGCGACGCAATGCTCGAGGCAGTCGGCGTCGAAACGGCTGCGGATCTCTTTGACATTCCGGCTGCCGTTGCCTTCGACGACGAGTTCGGAATCGACGCACGAACGGAACGAGAGACCAGACGCCTCGTTCGCTCGATACTCGAGCGAAATGACGACCTGACGGAACTACTCGGCCGGGGACACTACGGCTATTACATCCCCTCGCTGGTCGATCACCTCGCGGACCGATCGGAGTTTCTGACCTCGTATACGCAGTACCAGCCGGAAGTCTCACAGGGCTTTCTGCAGGCACTGTTCGAGTACCAGTCGCTGCTGGTCGAACTCACGGGACTGGACATTGCGAACTGCTCGATGTACGACGCGGCAACAGCACTCGGTGAGGCGGCGACGCTCGCCGACCGCGTCCGCGATACCAGCGGCCATCGCGTGCTCGTTCCCGACCTCCTTCGCGAGGGCCGACGGAGCACCCTCGAGAACTACGTCGCTGGCACCGACCTCGCGGTCGATACGTACCCCACAGTTGACGGCAACGCCGATCTCGAGGCACTCGAGGAGCGCGTCGACGAGGACACGGTGATGGTCTATGCGGAGAATCCGACGGTTCGGGGGACGATTGAGGAGAATCTCTCGGCTATTGGCGAGTCCGCCACAGACGCCGAGGCGCTGTTCGTCCTCGGCTCCGATCCGGTTGCGCTCTCGGTCCTGCAGCGACCGGCAGATGTCGGCGCGGATGTCGTCATCGGCGATGCGAGTGTCCTCGGTTTGCCGACGAGTTACGGGATGGGACTCGGACTCTTTGCCTGTCGCGAGGACTATCTTCGGCAGGTCCCCGGCCGACTTGTCGGGGCGAGCGAGGACGCAACCGACCGGCGCGCGTTCACGCTCACACTCCAGACGCGCGAACAGCATATCCGCCGCGAGCGAGCAACGAGCAATATCTGTACGAATCAGGCCTGGGTCGCACTGCGAACGGCGATGCACGCGGCCACGCTCGGGTCGACTGGCATGGTCGAACTCGCAAACCGCGGCGTTCGACGCGCCGACGAGTTAGCACAACGTCTCGAGGCGGTCGATGGCGTGACAGCGCCGGTTCACGACCGTCACCACCTTCGGGAGTTCGTCGCCCGCCTCAACCAGCCCGCACAGGAGGTTGCAGACGCCCTCGAGGAGCGCGGTTTTGCGGTCCACGTCGTCGGCGAGCACGAACTCCAGCTCTGCGCTGCGGGCGTCACTGACGAGCAACTCGACGAGTTCGCCACAGCGTTCTCGGAGGTGGTTCGATGA